DNA sequence from the Calidithermus timidus DSM 17022 genome:
TCCGGGGTGGCGGTTCTGCCGGTGCCGATGGCCCAGACCGGCTCGTAAGCGATCACCAGTTGGTCGTGATCCTCGATCTCTACCCCCTCGAGGCTCCCCTCGAGCTGGCGGAGGGTGTACTCCACCGCTCCGCCGGCCTCGCGCACCTCCAGCGGCTCCCCCACGCAGACGATGGGGATGATGCCGTGCTCCAGGAGCCGCCGGGCTTTCTCGGCCACCAGCGCGTCGCCCTCGCGGTGATAGCTGCGACGCTCGGAGTGTCCGATGACGGTGTATTTGCAGCCTACGTCGGCCAGCATCCGCACCGAGACCTCCCCGGTATAGGCCCCCTCCACGTGAGCCGAGACATCCTGGGCGCCGTAGGCTACCACCGTACCCCAGAGCGTCTCCTGGGCAGCGGGCAGGGAGGGGAAGGAGACCATCAGGGCGGCCTCGGCAGGGGTGGTGGGGTAGCGCTCCAGCAGTTCCTTGAACCAGGCTCTGGCTTCGGAGGGGGTCTTATACATCTTCCAGTTGCCCGCAACCAGGGTTTTACGCATAGAGAATCCTACGACAACGCCTCGATGCCGGGCAGGGTGCCGAGCTCGAGCAGCTCCAAGCTGGCCCCGCCTCCCGTCGAGACATGGCTGAATTTGTCGGCCACGCCCAGCTTATTGGCCGCTGCCACCGAGTCCCCTCCGCCGATCACCGTGAAGGCTCCCTTCAGCTCGGCGATGGCCTGCCCCACGGCCAAGGTGCCCCTGGCGAAGTCGTCCACCTCGAAGACCCCCATG
Encoded proteins:
- the tpiA gene encoding triose-phosphate isomerase, with product MRKTLVAGNWKMYKTPSEARAWFKELLERYPTTPAEAALMVSFPSLPAAQETLWGTVVAYGAQDVSAHVEGAYTGEVSVRMLADVGCKYTVIGHSERRSYHREGDALVAEKARRLLEHGIIPIVCVGEPLEVREAGGAVEYTLRQLEGSLEGVEIEDHDQLVIAYEPVWAIGTGRTATPEDAEAMHREIRAWFARRFDLAFADGVRILYGGSVKPDNAAALFAQPNIDGGLVGGASLQLESFIALLQAAPGGKA